From the Microtus ochrogaster isolate Prairie Vole_2 chromosome 8, MicOch1.0, whole genome shotgun sequence genome, the window GGTCTAGCCACAGGGCCACGGCCAGGCACCTCAGTTTGAATTCAGCATCACAGACTGCCCACggccaggagaggaggagggtgagCTCCGGCAGTCACTTCTCTAGCGGAGCGTAGTTTAGCAGTTTTTCAATCAGGTCCACGTGTGCTAGCAGCATGCGGCGGCAACAGTAGCGCTTCAGGCCCAGAGCGTCCAGGGCATCCCTGTAAGGAGCGAGGAGTGAGGCTGGATGCGGTCCCTACAGCCCACATAGGTCTGTGGCCACCTCCAACTTGCCTCTGTGCACTGCTGTGGACAGGGGTTACCAGACACATCTACATAAATGGGGACCAAACCCTGACAGCAGACCACAGGGAGAGGGCCTAGGCATTTCTGAAATAAGCACCCGGATGCTTAGGGGAGGCTGGTGAGTCCCTCTGCTTACATAAAAGTACACTTGATTCCCCAGGTCACACCTATCCCATATATATGCCCACAGGCCTTCTGCCCATACTTGCTTCTCAAGTTTCATTTTACGTGTCATGGGTGTTTTGCCATGTATACCTGGTGCCTGCCGAAACCCAAAGGAGTTATagacatttgtgagccaccacgaggattctaggaattgaatttgggtcctcaaGAACAGATAGTGCTCTTATcagcggagccatctctctagccccctactTCTGCTTCTGGCTCTTTTATCCCGGGCTGGGGTAGCTTTATGGGCTTCTAAAATTATTTGGGGGAATCTTAGGAGGCTAAGACCCCCTTGTCATGGAGCTGAATTCCAGGCCCCACAGGTGGACACTGAGCGAACAATGTGACTGGCTGTTGTCTCCCTCCTTGGCCTGTACCCCACATCCAGGAGAGTTCGCAAACCAGCTAGGTTCAATTTCTCTGGCACCCAGTCAGCTCGAGAAGTTCCTGCCCAGGTAAAGAGGGTCTCAGCTACTCACCCACAATGCTCATTATTGCTGCCCATTCAGCCCCACTGACTTATGGCTTGTGAGAGGGAACCCCTTGGTGTTGCCGTGGTGGCCAGAGGTCTGACTACTACGGGAAACAGTCATGGTAGTGACTGCAGGGGGAAGGGACAGCATGAGCAGATGCCCACAAGGCTGGAATACCAGAGTTTgtcttgcattttaaaaaattacattattcctgtctcgaaaaaccaaaaaaaaattacattattattattattttggtttttcttttttttaaagatttatttattatgtatacaacattctgcctctacATATGCCCAcccgccagaggagggcgctagatctcattacagatggtgtgaaccaccatgtggttgctgggaatgctcttaaccactgagccatctctccagccccctattttggtttttcgagacaaggtttctctgtgttaacagaattcactctgtagaccaggctgacctcgaactcccagatctgcctgccactgcctcccgggtgctgggattaaaggcgtgtgccaccaccgactgGCTTTGTCCTGCATTTTAAAGGGTCCACGGGGTTCTAAGTACGAAGAAGCAGGCCTGAAAGCAGACAGGTCGGGGAGTAGGTGGACAGGGAAGAGGCCTGA encodes:
- the Polr2l gene encoding DNA-directed RNA polymerases I, II, and III subunit RPABC5, whose protein sequence is MIIPVRCFTCGKIVGNKWEAYLGLLQAEYTEGDALDALGLKRYCCRRMLLAHVDLIEKLLNYAPLEK